The genomic segment GATGATTGCAGATCTGCTTGAGCGCCACCAGCAGCGCCAGCACCAGCCCGCGGCGCTGCATGCCTTCGGCTGCCTCAATCTTGGCCATCGCCTCCTCCACGGCCGCCTGGTAGAGTGTGGCCTGCTCGCGCGTCAGCGTGCAGATGACCGGGATCTCCTGCTTGGGTGGCAGGTCCGGGAGGATCGCCGGGTCGCTCTTCTGGCGGCGCAGGACGAAGGGAGCCACCAGGCGGCGCAGCTCGGTGGCGGCGCGCTCGTCGCGGTAGCGTTCGATGGGCACGGCGAACCGCCGGCGGAAGCGCTCCTGGGGGCCGAGCAGCCCGGGCAGGCAGAAGTCCAGGATCGACCACAGCTCTGCCAGGCGGTTCTCCACCGGAGTGCCGGTCAGCGCGAACCGGTGCGAGGCCGGAAGCGCCCGCGCCGCCCGGGCCTGCAGCGCGGCGGCGTTCTTGATGTTCTGGGCCTCGTCCAGCGCTACCACCGCCCAGGGGACGGTAGAGAGTGCAGCCGCGTCGCGGCGCAGCAGGGCGTAGGTCGTCACCACCACGGCGTGGGGCGGCAAGGCCCGCAGGGCTTCGGCACTTCGCTGCGGCCCGTGGTGGCGCACCACCGGCAGCGTGGGCGCAAAACGCGCCAGCTCCCGCTCCCAGTTCCCCAACACCGAGGTGGGACAGACGACCAGAGTGGGGCGCAGGTCGTCCGGCCGGGCCCGGCGGCGGGCGAGCAGGAAGGCGATCAACTGGACGGTTTTCCCCAGGCCCATGTCGTCCGCCAGGCAGCCGCCCAGGCCCACCTCAGCCATCAGGCGCAGCCAGGTCAGCCCGCGTTCCTGGTAGTGCCGGAGCGTCCCGGCAAGATCCGGCGGTGGGGATGCGGGCTCGACGCCGGCCCGCAGGCGGTCCAGCAGCGCCGCCAGCGCTCCCTCAGCAACGACTTCGACCTCACCCTCGCCGTCGCGCGGCACCCGTCCGGCCAATGCGGCGGCCAGCGCCTGGGGGGCCGGCAGCGCCCCGCCGCGCACCTGCTCCAGGAGACGGCCGATCTCGGTGACCTCGCTGGGATCCAGGACCACCCACTGCCCGCGCCACCGCACCAGCGGCCGCTTGAGCGCCACCAGTTCGCGGAATTCCTCCGGTGAGAGGGTCTGGTCGCCCAGCACCGCCTCCCAGCGAAAGTCCACCAGGGCATCCAGTGAGAGGCCGGCCGGCACCACCCCCGGCGCCGCGCGACCGGTGCCCACGCGCATGCGCAGCCTCAGGCGGCGCTGGCCGTGGGCGGTCAGCTCCGCGGGGAGCAGCACGGTTACGCCCGACTCCACCAGGAGCGGGGCGCCCTGGGAGAGGAACTGCCAGGCTTCTTCAGTGGACAGCGCCGCCCGCTGGGGCCGTGCGGTCTCCAGGCTGCGCTCGATGGCCGGCACGGCGCGGGCGGCGGTGGCCAGGCCCTTCAGGAGGTGCTCCTGTGGCGCCTCAAAGGTCTGGTCCATCCAGCGGAGGCGGGCCCGGGCCGCCCAGATCCGATCGGCCGGCACGCGCAGGCTGGGGTCGCCCGGGGCCTGCAGGAAGTAGTGGAGGACCCACGGCTCTGAAGCCGCCGCGGGGGGGTCGAGCTTCAGGCACAGCCGCGGCGCTGAAGTCGCCTGCGCGCCCCGGGCCGGTGCGGCCCAGGCGTCGAGCTCCTGCGGCAGCACCCTGCCCAGGAAGCCCTCCAACCCAAACGTGGGGTCGGGGCCGATGAGGGCGGCGATCAGCCGTTCTTCCCAGGGGCGCTGCTCCCCGTTCCCCCGAGGATGCACTGAGGGGCCGGCGCGGCGCAGGGTGCCTGTGCTGTCTGGAATCCCGGGAAGCCCGGCGTATGCGCGCCGGACCAGCGCGTCGGCGACAGTGTCGGCGAAATGGAGCAGCAGCGCCTGCGGCGTCCAGATGGCTGTAGGCCAGCTCCCCTGGGCGCGGCCCGAGGAAGCTCTGGTGTCACGGCCTCGGCTGCTGTGTCCATCGGAGGCCCCGGCATCTCCCAGATGGGGCACGGCGTGCGCTGCCGGAGGGAAGCTCCGTGCCAGACGAAAGAACCGCTCGCCGTCTTCGGGCAACGCCAGGGAGACACCCCAGCGTGCCTCCAGTCCCGAAGGACCGCGTCGCACCAGCGGGACGACGCGCTCCCGGGCCACCAGGTCCAGGCACAGCTTCGCCGCCAGACTCCACGCCGCGACCGAGGCGGGAGCGCGCCCCAGATCCCGTGCCTCCAACGCCGCCAGTGCGGCGACCCCTTCCAGCAGGTCGACGGCCACCCCGCGCACACGTCGCGCCCGCCCGCGGTCGGTCACCACCTGCGCAGTGTCGGGACGGCCCAGCGCCACCAGCGGCCCGGTGACGGCCTCGCCATCGGGCCGCCTGCCCCAGAGGAACAGGCGCGGCGCCGGAGAGGGGTGGTAGACGAGATGCATCATGTGAGCAGGTCAGGATCCGGGATCAGGTTCCTCGCCGTCAGCTTACACCTTCATGCGAGGGTCCAGAGCATCGCGCAGGCCGTCACCGAGGAGGTTGAAGCCGAAGACGACCAGCGCCAGGGCCACGCCGGGAAAGACCGCCACCCACGGCGCCACCCTCAGGTAGACCCGCCCGCTGGCCAGCATGGCGCCCCATTCGGGCAGAGGGGGCTGGGCGCCCAGGCCCAGAAAGCTGAGCCCCGACGCGGTCAGAATGACATCCGCGAACCGCAGGCTGGAGATGACAATGACCGGAGTCAAGGCGTTGGGGAGGATGTGCCTCCACAGGATTCGCCAGTCAGAGGCGCCGAGGGCACGCGCCGCCTCCACGAACTCCTGAGTACGCAGGGCCAACACCGAACCCCGCATGACCCGCGCGTATAGAGGTACCGAATAGATCC from the Armatimonadota bacterium genome contains:
- a CDS encoding DEAD/DEAH box helicase, whose translation is MMHLVYHPSPAPRLFLWGRRPDGEAVTGPLVALGRPDTAQVVTDRGRARRVRGVAVDLLEGVAALAALEARDLGRAPASVAAWSLAAKLCLDLVARERVVPLVRRGPSGLEARWGVSLALPEDGERFFRLARSFPPAAHAVPHLGDAGASDGHSSRGRDTRASSGRAQGSWPTAIWTPQALLLHFADTVADALVRRAYAGLPGIPDSTGTLRRAGPSVHPRGNGEQRPWEERLIAALIGPDPTFGLEGFLGRVLPQELDAWAAPARGAQATSAPRLCLKLDPPAAASEPWVLHYFLQAPGDPSLRVPADRIWAARARLRWMDQTFEAPQEHLLKGLATAARAVPAIERSLETARPQRAALSTEEAWQFLSQGAPLLVESGVTVLLPAELTAHGQRRLRLRMRVGTGRAAPGVVPAGLSLDALVDFRWEAVLGDQTLSPEEFRELVALKRPLVRWRGQWVVLDPSEVTEIGRLLEQVRGGALPAPQALAAALAGRVPRDGEGEVEVVAEGALAALLDRLRAGVEPASPPPDLAGTLRHYQERGLTWLRLMAEVGLGGCLADDMGLGKTVQLIAFLLARRRARPDDLRPTLVVCPTSVLGNWERELARFAPTLPVVRHHGPQRSAEALRALPPHAVVVTTYALLRRDAAALSTVPWAVVALDEAQNIKNAAALQARAARALPASHRFALTGTPVENRLAELWSILDFCLPGLLGPQERFRRRFAVPIERYRDERAATELRRLVAPFVLRRQKSDPAILPDLPPKQEIPVICTLTREQATLYQAAVEEAMAKIEAAEGMQRRGLVLALLVALKQICNHPAHYLDEPGPLSGRSGKLDRLTEMLEEAMAAGDRALVFTQFREMGERLVAHLQQALQVEVLFLHGGVPRARRDRLVRRFQEGQGPGVFVLSLRAGGTGLNLARASRVFHFDRWWNPAVEDQATDRAHRIGQQRVVQVYRLLTAGTVEEKIDALLADKRALADRVIGAGEAWITELETDELRRLLALSADAPVGDDVEQAAEPARLRRRAR